The Clupea harengus chromosome 22, Ch_v2.0.2, whole genome shotgun sequence genomic sequence GTTGGTTCTCCAGAATTGTACGTGCTGAAAGAAAATGTTGTCATCCTCCACTGCTTtctggtgtaaaaaaaaagaaagaaaaaaaggttgaCATCCCATTGCTGATCAACAAGCCATGAATCATATACACAGGCAGTTTAGAATTTTGAATTAGTTGTATATGTGGTTGCTGAGTAGGAGCGTGAGACATGAATCTTTGTGAATTGGTTGTATGAAGTATGAATAGCAAAGAATGTTGAAATATATCATCTTTATACAGAAAACATCTGTCTGGTTAATAGTTAATGCTTTCACAAATTCCAGTGACTCTTGAAATAAAATATTGAATTAAGCCTATCATGACCTTGGGTTAACAGCCTGTCGACCAACATGTTGTTATAAAAAGAACCCAAAACGTTGAACAACAAGGACAGACTGTTTTGAGTTGCCATCGCATGACAGGAGCAGCATAGCCAGACCAAAGACTCAAACTTGagctcttctctctatctctcatctaGATGCATTACTGTATCACTGTGCAATCGGTCATTGCTGCTTTTTCTGTGGCCTTAGCCTGTTAAAATTATTGTCTTTTGTTCTTTTCCATTACATTCTTGTTGCTCTTTCTGCAAATATGCAGTTATTTGGTgataaacacacagtgtgtgttgactgtaaTTGCTTGGACCTGATTGGAGGTCCTCAGCTTGAGAGAGACGTTGCAGGACTACTCAGCCAAAGAGTTGAGTATCGGGAGGGATTCAGGATTTTGTCTGAGAGGGATAGGGGAATAGTCTCCTCTATGAGTGTTTTTGAAATGGTTCTGAGAAAGAACATATCGAAAGGTTAATGAAACATGTTTGAGTTTCAGTTTAGAGCTTTAGGTTTTGTGTACATATAATAGCAATGGCAAGGCTagataaaaaattaaaatgattgCACAAATTGAGCAGTATATGCTTTAGATGAGTGTGGACAATGAAGAGTataaaataatttaataatGACTTGTTTTTGACCCCTTACCGCGCTGGCTATTCAAAACCCTCACTTTGAACCCCACTCTGAGCAAATGGAtcatatttaaaaaattcaCACAGTTGtaacagttcacacacactatgcacactGTGTTTTgcggtatctctctctctctctctctctctttctctctatctctctctctacttcactATATTCTCACTATAGTCTCAGTTCTCAGTTCTCTATGTCCAGATTGAATCATTCTTATTCCCACTGTATTCAAGTCAACCTCGGAGTCTGAGTACTAATGAATTGAGGTAAATCATTCAGATATatcatttgttttcttcttaTCTGCCATGTATGTATTAAGTTTCAAAGCACACAGATCGTTCACAATGAATGTCTGTCCTGCTATGACCGAACATTGTgatttctgaaatgttttccttctttttttttgtccccttGTGGAGTTTTTGTTCAGCTTTTCACATATTAAGTAATGACCACTTTGACATGAATgtcatttttcttcttctatttTTCTTCTGGAGGACATTTCCTTGTTCAAATCAACATGCCGggaactctttctttctttctttctttctttctttcttcctttctgtccgAAGTGCTTTAAGTgttttttgtgttcatttgtgtctgttttagtTTTCCAGTTGTACAGTCCTGTAGACCCGGCAGGGTTTCAGGCATTTTGTCATGTAAACCTCAAGCCTCTGGGGCCAGATACAATCCTGAGTCATCCGTTGTGGACGTAGGTTACATAGAGCTGCAGGTCAGTCTATTTGCCTGCCATCTGAAAGAATGGTTTTCATACACTGTGTCATCTTTTGTCATCTGGAAGATTTACATTTCAGTAGACATGgaagttctttttttgtttgtttgtttttgttatattATCAAGGCACACAAGTTAAAGCAGCAACAAAGTAAATAATGAGACAATGTGGTCAGTAATTATTTTTCGACAACAACAGACAACTGACAtcatttttatataattttttaaTGAAAGATTTATGAAAAAGCTTTATTCAATTTGGGCACCACCTCTTTTTACATGCAGACAGTGCCTTCTTTTTACTTGTTCTCCATGCCCTACCTGCTTTCAAGAATTCAGTAGAAACAAATTCTTAAAAAGAATTCTGTCAATCAAAATACGTCTCTTCACTGCCCACACGGACAGTCCTTAATATCATACGCAATTTATTCTTAATCATATATGGATATAAGAGCTATCAAAGTCAGGACTGTTTGATCACGagaagtaaagtaaaaaaaaaaaatatatattttaaatattttctgCTGCTGGAGCCATGTGGCATGGTCTGTCGGATGGATTTGAAGTGCAATACATGCATTACAAAATTAGATATGTTATCACCAGTGTGAAACACTGACTTGGCACTTACTGAAATAAAAGAGGCATAAATCTGGTCCTAAATGGGACTTGTTTATGTCCACCCATGACAGATGAGCTAATGCTAGAGATGGTTATGTACCGCTGTCCTCTCTAGTGACTGCTAACACCACTGCAAGCTGCATCTTTTCTGTCAACCTCTGACGAGGTATACATGGCAAGGACACGAGGGATGGGCTATTTGAGCCTAGGCTCTATTTGGCGGTCCAAAAATGCCatggaaatgttttatttttgtttttattaatcTTTTTGAAGACTACAGGAAAAAACATTATAAATAGAATCATAAATCATTCTGATTGGTTAGGCTGAATTGATTGTTTTTTGACGTTTGCACACAGCACACGGGAAATTGGTGTGACATACCTGTACGTCTgattcagccacacacacacacacacacacacacacacacacacacacacacacacacacacgcgcacattgACACGTATGCATATGAATGTACAAGGAATAACATGTAATCCAACACCGACCCCCTCAGCTCCCTATGGTTCTGCTCTGAGGGGGAAACCTTCGGAGGCGACACATGGTGAAAGCTTGCATTTACAGTAGGGCAGGAATGCCACGGGACGGATTTAGACACgtgcagatggagagaggaatgttTGGAAATATTGTGAAGTGATGACACCAGTCCAGGAGTGGAACCGAGCAGGACCGCACGAGTACACTGGGTCCTGGAAGGctggactggagagagagaggccatgggTCGACAACCACAATCAGAAGGCCACGTGAAGACGAACATTATGAGAGGTGTGTGACAGGAAGAATGAACGCAAGACAATGTTGACACTGTCATGGGAATAAACTGTATTGCAAGACGTCTAGTGTTGTTTAATACTTATGTTGCACCCTATGTTTGCCTGGATTATTTTGTTTGACTTTTGATAGGTGCTTTGATGTTAAATGATGCCGTACTGGTGTCATTCACTCAGTGTCACTGTGTTATTATCTTTTATAATACCAGGTTTAGGTGCCAATATATTCACTTTAATTATATGTACCTGtagtatttcatttattttaaccAATGTAGAAATATACCTCAATACACAGAATTCATATTGCCAGCTTTTAGTATGACTTCAATGGAAAAAAAGGATCATTACAATGCAACAACTGACACAAATGTACATTTTCTACCAACTGTAACTGGAGGATAAgaatgttttttatgtgtgtgtgtttgagagagagagagagtattaggactgaaagaaagaaagagcgaaaatgagagagaaagggattggaaagacaataaagagttgaagacagagtggaggagggagaaagaaaacagagaatGCGACGAGGCCTTTGCATGGGTGTCGGTGCTGGTGAAGCTGGTGGAGGTGCCGGCGGTGCTGGCGGAGGCTGCAGaacagttgttgttgttggtggcaGTTGATTTACACTGCGACTCCTCTGTGCTGCGAGCTTGGGTGTCTGCCAGCATGCAAGGTAAGCTTTCCAAGGGCCACTGTAACATCAGCTGCCTCGTGGCATTAGTCCCACCTGACAGTGTGCGTTTGTTGATGTGGTTGGCATGGCAGCGTTTAGACTGACAGACACCCCCTCACCCTCAGCTGCTCCGCTGTGTCCGGGGTTAGCGCCCATGGCGACGGCTTGCCTGTCAGGATGGGGGGTATCTGCCCCCAAGCGGAACAGAAAAGAGAAGCAACATCAAGGCCAACAGCTCCAAATGTGTCTATTTTAGGATTTTCTATGATGATAACTACCTATTCTATCCATGCTCTTATTTCATTGGTATTTCATTGGTAGTTATATTATCGTGTAAGTAGGGGACATGGTTACATTGTCAGACCAATGTGCCTCGCGGTCCAAAAATTCCATAAATTCTGTCTTGTCTGCATTAGCTTAATGCTAGAATGTCCACATAAATGCATTCTTAACAGCGTTATGTCATCCATATTGATATGAAACCCATGGAGAAACTGATGCGTGCCCAACCAGACCCAcagctccacacaaacacagtccgTAGTCAGTATTAGCTACTCCTCAGACAAAATCTGCAGTCAGTATTGGctgctccctcccttctcctctcatgCCTCTCACCCTCCAAGCAGACTGTACGAGTAGTGCTAAAATGTGTTCTGGAATGGAGCTGACTGATCCAAGTCATCTTGTGGTATGTGGTCATTGCAGATGGGAGTGGGGTTCAGTGGCTGTTGGGGACGTGtggacagcctgtgtgtgtgtgtgtgtgtgtgtgtgtgtgtgtgtgtgtgtgtgtgtgtgtgtgtgtgtggtgtgtgtgtgtgtgtgtgtgtgtgtgtgtgtgtgtgtgtgtgtgcgtttgtgtctgtTCATATGAGTGCATTTGTGCCAGTGTGTGGTGCCATGTATGTCTTgatatctatgtgtgtgagaggagtgagagccAATAATTGTGTCAGTAGGCATGCGTGTGGGTAGGTGTCACTGAATATATGGACAGGAGGAGCTGACCTGTAGGCAGGGTCATGTTACCAGCTACCATTCATCTTAATCATCCTCCGTTAATCAGACCAGAAATAGATGTGATGGAAAGACTTTTGAAAGTGGAGTAGTTTCGATGCAACCGCTGAAATGTATCATTTCTAATCCTGCTCACTCAGCCTTCTAATCGTCACTTTATCGTCTGGcaaaacactgttttcaaatTATTTTATCCCTTCCCCCGTTGATAAACACTTAAAACATTGACAAAACACAgttttggttcttttttttccaatttttttatttgtaccaCACAACAGAGCACTTCATCAAGGTTTGTACTACATTCAAATCcgctacatacaaacacaatcacacgcatctgtctctctgctctcaaGCTCCACAGAACACATggtcagtatttcactgcaaatTGTGTGTATAGGGCATTCGAAATCAGCTGCATGCTTGAGAATGGCAAAACATCGTCCAAATTACCACAATAACAACGCACCAGTTCTTGAAACTGTGCAGACTCAGCTGTAGGACTCCATCCAAGCAAAACATAAGCAGCACAAAACCAAGCCCAGGTGTGATGTAGATTTACTCTAGATCTGACCCAGGGCCATGTCCGACTCCGCTGCTttaaggagagagtgtgttggctTTAAAGTACAGTGGTGCAGAATGCACTTCACAATAAATATTTCAGTTACATTGGTTCACATTCTTTGGGGTAAAAATTACAGCCATTAATCATCCAGAATCGGTCCTTGATGTTGAACAATATAaatcataataaaaaaagacacagcTCATCATAATGCTAAATGCTGTATTCGAACCTTGGAGACTTTCATAAAAAAGTTAATGAAGAACCCCTCCTCAACTCCTCAAATTAGTTATACTAAGAATTAGTTTTGACAATTCAAAACAAGcaacactcacccccccccatcagtgGCTTATGTTAACCTGAGTATAATCTGGGTcaacactatatatatatatatatatatttacacatactgtacatatagaTAACCTTCAGGGTGACTAGTGCATACACACGACACAAAAGgatatgtatacatacacttAAAacatgacattcacacacagtgtATAGAAAACTTGAAGCAGGCACTATGGAAACTGAGATGGTCCAGGCAGAGTATTTTGAATTCCAGCTAAAAAATGGTTTAAATAGTCTGAagcatgtaaacattcctgCCGTGTGTGGATAGAGAAGATAGCTGGTCTCGGGGTTATGTTCAGTCCTCCGGCATAGGTGCTATAGAGATAGTGTTCTTTAATGCTTTctgataaaaataaatactgtaaCTTCGCTGCTAAAATGAAGCGCGGAGGAAAGAGACCTATTTTAACAgtgcaaatgacaaaaaaactaaataaacacaCTGAGATTATTCAAATAATCACTACAATGCTAATCCTCCACACAAAGTAAACAAGTCATGATATATTTCTCTTTTCCACAATGAGTGTTAATGTATTATTTGAATGAACCCAGCATATCTTGAGTGTTTTGACAAATGTGCAGACATTCGAAATTGTTAGCCAAGTCCCTCGGCGCGGCCTCTGCTCCCAGGCTGCTGTCCTCTACCAGTCGTCCTCCCCGTGTATGCGCTTGCACATGTCGGAGTTGGCCTGGTGGAGAGGGAACTCGGACCCCGGCACCAGCTGGCTCCGGCCGCGTCGAGAGATGAACGGTTTGCCCTGAGGCAGCCTCTCGAACTTGGATAGCGACTCCCTGCGCCAGGGAGGTACAAAGGCAACACATTGAGCACTGACTGACAAGAGCAGGAGATTTTGGCTCCAAGACTTTGTGACGTTTAGAGCAGAAAACTAGTAGAACAGAAACTcttttgcatttaaaaaaatacaatttgaaGGACAACCTCTGTTGTAAATTTCTGTTGGCGTACATAGATGATGATATGCATTACTATAGTAtagtaatgaaaaaaaaaaaacaaggccaaGATAAGAccaccaacattgccaaacaagCAGACGAGAGGGTGCAAGTAGACCTGTGGTCCTTACCTGAAGGGGAAGGTGGTCTTCTCCATCTGCATGCACACCAGGAAGGGGTACTCGGAGAACTGCACCGTGGTGATGAAATCCAGAGCTGCCTCTGTCTCAAAACTCGCCTCCATCCCCGTGCTCGCAAAGTCTGCATCCACGGTCACATTGCAGGTCACCACCAGTGCTCCCCTTTAAAACAGTAGCAGCGGACGGGTTAGTCCTGTCCTAACATTTCCTTTGCATTAAAACTGTCTGTTAATTCCAGAGTGGCTTGTATTCTGAGACTACATAGAAAAAACACACTACTTTAACATTTCATATAAGTCATGAGCCGTTTAGTGACTCAATTCCTGATAAAATCtccttaaaacaaaacaaaatgaatgccAGATCACTCTCTGGTTATATAAGCTAATAGTTGCCAAGTCTGAATCTGTCATGACTGTAAGGATGGATGTGGTGCTATGAATACCTCTAATAAATCCACGTGTCTTTGTCATTAATGGCTTTTCCCTGGCCACAGACTCTATACCTAAAGTCACCATGAAACAATATCAAGCACGCCTCAAGGACACCAAATACACACTGAAACCGTATAGCCTACGGGGGTCTTACACTTGAATTCAAAATGGCCGTCTGTATTTGGATAGCCCCCGACCCTTGAGCCtaactttctctgtgtgtttggccaCAGAGGCTGAAGCATGTCCTGGCACTAGACAGCACCAGGGGTTTAGAGCGAGTCCTATAGatagcctgtctgtctgtgcgtccGCTGAGGAGGAAGAGCTCATCCCCACACCTGCCTCTGCTCGTTCTGCCCGGCTGGCACTGACCTGAGTTTGGATGCCAGCCGAAATACCCgccagagacaaagacaaggcTGTTCTGGCATCTCTGTCAATGTATGACCCGGCAGGATTACAGAGGCTTTACCAGGCCTACAAACTGCTGGCTGCTTGTGACCAGAAACACCATGGGTGTTCGGGACAACAGTAAGGAGTAAcagaaatggaagaaaaaaagtatttttttgctAAATGAATATGCAATTCAGTAGGTGTCTGGGGCCTGATAATATTGTAGAGTTGTCAAAGAGCCCCTCTGTAAATCATTCCACAGGTACTGTATGCCAACTGACGTTCCCAAATGAAAGCTGGGTAGGGTGTTCGGATGTTAGCCAAATGTGCACACAGATTCAAATTTTGGTAGCTAATCATACACAATTCTAACTAAATCTAATCCTAGTTTGTTTGTAATAACAAATCATCAATGTGCTTTAACGCTTTGTTACTCAATATATTGCACTGTACTTAATAGCCTAATCTCTCTGTCACAAGAACTTTGTAATGTACAGCGTGACCGGGACCACAAGTTCTGACCTGTTGTTGATGCTGGTCTTGGATTCACGGTACCACAGGCTAACCTCCATGCCTCCAGAGATGTCGATGGCAAGGCCCCCCTGGACCTCAGCACTAGCCCTCAGTCCAGACTGCAACTGGATAacctgaagacagagagatacatcAGGAATAGTCTTACATCCATTAGAGGAAATagcaaacaaaaataaagttGCAATGCAAAGCATTTTATGTGTCTTGCTCGTATACATTTTATCTGTACATGAGGTCAGCAGTCTATAGCAACCGTCCTGACCTCTattttgtgtttaaaatgaAGAGTCAAATTTGTTCTTTAAGATCTATTCTTATGCCTGTCATTTAGTAACATCACACTTGATAAACGGTGTTAcattctcccttgtacgtcactttgaaCAAAACGTAACTGTAAATTCTAGCTGGTGTGATCTCTGGACATTTTCTGGGGTTCAAGCACCCAACATGAAAAGACAATGCTAACCTGGGAATGGTCTGACAGGAGAATCAAGCCCTTCACCACGCTCATGGGGTCTCCAGACATGGAGAAAATCTTAGACATGAGGTCACTGTAGCCCTTGAAGAAGGTCACAGGACGGAGCTGGACGTCGTAGAGTAGGGCAGACATCCCAGCAAACGACTCCAGGTCCTCTTCTCCCTCGTCAGGAGTCGCTGCGATCAATGATTCCATACCCTGGGCCTCGATGGCCACCTGAAAATGAGATTAGAAATGACTTAATATTACGCTACAAAATGATACATTCATATTTTCTGCAATAGGCATGCAACATTGTCTGAATGTAATTATTTTCATAGCCTGTTCTAATACTATAGTATATGAGTGCTACACTTGTAGCCTATTCAGGGGCGCAGTACCTGGAGGCCATGAAGGAGGGCGTCGTTGCTTTGGCCAAAGATGTTCATGATGCTCCTCCTCAGGATGCCTGAGCCGGAATAAAGGATATCCAGACTGTAGGTGGAAGTGACATCGGTGGTCTCTGTAGAAATACAGCAAGGAAAGGTCAACAAATAGGACAAAATGCACTGATAACTACAGttactcactcccacacacacaatatttgtTTACTTTCCCTGAGGTCAAAAATAACAAATGAGGTCAGCTGAGAGGATACTTACTTGCCATGTAGCCAGAATAAGCGGATGATGATCCGACCTTGGCAAAGCGGTCATAGTTTTGAGAGTTCATGTCCTTCATCACTTGGCGAACAATGTCACTGCAAAGTCAAAGACCAAACATTTACCTTTCCCTTGAATGGAATTCTCTTTtgttagttaaaaaaaaaaccagaaaaTCATGATCTttcgttaaaaaaaaagaaagtctttTTGCTTTGTCTTTTGACTTCTTTACAGGAATAACTTTTTTATGACCATCGTGAATTGAATGCTGTGGTGATCTGTGTGCTATGGCACCTCCAGGGGGTCAAGACTCAAGAGTGTAGACACGGGCAGTGTAGAGAGCTGCTCTACTCACCTGGCAGGCGTTTCAAAGCGCAGGACGTCCTGGATCTTAGAGACCATGTACTTGTTCATCTCGTGGGGGAGATGGCCGATGGACAGGAGGAGGTTCTTCACTTCCATGTAGGTGGGGTCACTGTTGAGGATGGCATCACCCGCCACCACTCGCACGTTCTTCTCGTACACCCGCCGGGTTTGGTGATACACGCGGTTCAGAGCGAGCTTGACCTGGGAGGAAGGGGAGCAGGGTTGTTATGATGGTAGATGATGCAAATGAAGGCTTCACCCTCGCAGTCCACTGCCATTTGTTGGCTATAAAGCAGTGGGAGGTGGAAATAtgtcttaattaaaaaaataaatgtttttactATTCGTTCATCCAGTTGAAATCCAATGTGATTCGGTGAAAAGCTAAATTATCAACCCATTTCACTTCcagttcaaacaaacaaaacaaaatcactaAAGTAAGAGACCATCTCAACCAATGTACCTCTTTGGAGATGAGGGCGACATCATATCTCTGCAGGGCAGTGATGGCGATGGTGCTGTAGGCTCCTGTCTCAGACTCGGCGTATTTGGCCAGCAGTGGGATGGCCTCTGGCAGCAGGGAGTTCTTCAAGCCCAGGAGGTACATCTGGACCTGGGCCTCCTCCTGGGTGCTGTCTGGGCCCTCCAGGAGGAGCTTCTTCACCTGCTCTACAGTCTGCACAACAGCAACCAacccatcaatcaatcaaccaatcaaactaactaactaactaacttacaaattatgtatttcaaacacacatatcataGAGTGAGATCATGATTTTAAATATCCTCACTTAAGTGTACTTGCATCAGCAATAAATAATGTCATTATTAGCACTACCATTTAATATCATTTGATTTCACATGTTTATACATACAATTAGAATATGACCCTGACTGAAGAACTAAGCCTAATTCCAAATCTGTGTAGTCAACATGCACCAATAAAAGAAGTACATTGCACTTAACGACTGATTAGGCACTAAATGCCTACTTCCCAAGGGTATActataaatatgtataaaaaGGGGCCAAATGATGTTTTGAAAGTGGTAAACTGCTTAGATCTTGATGTTGTTTTGATAACACTTACTGATAGTCCGCAATCTCCTTTCAGGCAAAGCTTCCTCACCAAGGCTCCCATGATAATCACCACAGACTCTTTGATGTCAGGGCTGCCGATCTTCCCCTTTGAAATTTCCTACAGGAAGATAAACTATGAGTTTCTCAGTCAAGGAGAAAACAAATCTCCTTGTTAGACAGCTGAACTGTATCTTGTTACAATTAGCTGAAAACTCAAAATGTTAGCTGAAGGAGAAATAAATCGATCAACGAATGATGATTTTTTCTGGACTTAGCATATTTTTAGGATGCATTGTCCGTATGTATGTTATGTAATAGGGAGATGGAAGATGGAAAGCTCACTCACCAGTAGGGTCTGCAGCATCTTCTCAGTGGGATGGGAGGCAAAGCCGCAGGCATAGAGGAAACGCTCCTGAAGAACCAGCCCGTCTTTCTTGGAGAAGTCGAGGAATTCCAAAATGGCCTCCAGGGAGGCGGGGGTCTGAGCAGAGGTGACAGCATCCACCAGCTGAGGCCTGAAGGAGGAAACAGGGCAGGAAACAGGGAAAGTGAACAAGAATCTAAGTAAGGAGAGACGGCCCACAAGACAACACATAGATGGAGCATGAAGATTCAAACACCACACGTATGTTTGCAGATAAACAGCTTGATGGTGAAGCAGACAGATAGGTAATATGTACAGAGGGCCACTAGAAGATAAAAGAGTCACAAGAGGTCACTGATTCAGAGACCACACTCACAGTAGAGACTTGCTGCAGGAGGCCAGCACTTCCAACATGTCCGCCGAGCTGGCTTTCCTCAGGCTATGTATGAGGGTGAGGAAGCTGCGAGGGGCCGTGGCTTTGGACAGGTTCGCTGGTTCCAGATCCTTCTTCACCTCCTGCCACACCTCCATCAGCTATGAATAAAAACGGACACATGAGCATAGCATTACACTGAAAACTGTAATGTACGAAACCTGTAATGTTTAAACAAATGTTCATATCATAAGGCGCACTTTAGCAAACTATTGGACATCTGGTTTGAAGACTTGATTAtttgagtaggctgcactggaagatattttatatatatataataaatgtattaattaaacTGTCTTTGGAGGTGTAAAACTATAGTGATGAAGCCAGTTTTTAGCAGAAGAAATGGGTTAAACTTCTTGTACAATTCAAAGATGAAGACTGCTAACCAAAGAAGCCTCAAGGTTTTACAAAATACACTCAACATCCATCATTTCTGCGCAATTCTAACTAAAACATTCCAGAACTTCAGACTGAACCTTTGCCTTTTCATCCCCATCAGGATGTTTGGCCTGAGCCACTCACTGTGGGAGAGTCTTTGCGTCTGGGCTTGATCTTCTCCGCCAAGATGCCCACTGAAATCAGTCTGTCATCCAATGATTTGACCACACTGAAAGCATCCTTCCCAGCAACCTCCTCTGGTCCAGCCTCGATAGTCTccagtgtcagtgtttgtctgtgtgtgtgtggggggaggggggtatacAAAAGGTAATCTCAGTTAATAGACCATGCAAATTTATGATTAATAATGAAACATTATAATATGTCACTTCATCAATCTCATTCCAATCTAATGtaatacacaaatgcatataaTATCCATTAGCACAGCATTACTGATTAAAGGACTACTTTAGTTACCTGGAGATAATGCGGGCAGAGATAACATGGCGAACGTTGATTAACAGGGTGTGCATCTCCTCGGCCACGGCTGACTTGATGAAGTTATTCTCCAGTGTGATGGTGGTGACTGAGCTAGATGCACTGGTCACGCCAAGAACCTGGGGAGGAGGCAAAGGAGATGTGACGGTGAGATGGTTCAGTGATGTCTGGATGCTGGCTTCAATTTCTTTAGAAGATACAGGCTGGTATCAGTTCATAACACGGAAAGAGAGATGACACAAATagagcaaagaggagagagaaggacaggagagaCAAAGCAGTTGAAATGACGTAACTAGACATACGATGAAAAGACAACGCACagaatgtatgtgtgggggaaataaatgaataaaatgtactTTAGACAGCATCCTGAGAGTCTGCCTACATACCGGATTCTGGGTGGTGAAGCCGGTCTCTGTGGTTTTGCAGGTATCCAGGTTCTTAGTTCGGGTGACCTTACTCTTGGTAGCCTTGTACTCCACAACGCACTTTCCAGAAACATCAGCCTGCAAACAGAGTCCTGAGGTCAACTATAGCCTCAACTCAATCTGAACAGCAGGTCTCTGTGTCCCTCCTTTCTCCATTTGTC encodes the following:
- the LOC105906997 gene encoding microsomal triglyceride transfer protein large subunit, giving the protein MQQRSVVACLLVSLFSFIASTEGAPGPRLDNRRLYRFSYSTDFQLDRAQGSRLGATGLRIASSVDINLVWRNPDNEDEQLLRIEISNVQIENGLPRSPKRNIFKGSTAESVLGETKLAALQSPFMVYWKFGKVRNVFSHKGEPITIRNLKRGVASMLMMQLRGGKMFEADVSGKCVVEYKATKSKVTRTKNLDTCKTTETGFTTQNPVLGVTSASSSVTTITLENNFIKSAVAEEMHTLLINVRHVISARIISRQTLTLETIEAGPEEVAGKDAFSVVKSLDDRLISVGILAEKIKPRRKDSPTLMEVWQEVKKDLEPANLSKATAPRSFLTLIHSLRKASSADMLEVLASCSKSLLPQLVDAVTSAQTPASLEAILEFLDFSKKDGLVLQERFLYACGFASHPTEKMLQTLLEISKGKIGSPDIKESVVIIMGALVRKLCLKGDCGLSTVEQVKKLLLEGPDSTQEEAQVQMYLLGLKNSLLPEAIPLLAKYAESETGAYSTIAITALQRYDVALISKEVKLALNRVYHQTRRVYEKNVRVVAGDAILNSDPTYMEVKNLLLSIGHLPHEMNKYMVSKIQDVLRFETPASDIVRQVMKDMNSQNYDRFAKVGSSSAYSGYMAKTTDVTSTYSLDILYSGSGILRRSIMNIFGQSNDALLHGLQVAIEAQGMESLIAATPDEGEEDLESFAGMSALLYDVQLRPVTFFKGYSDLMSKIFSMSGDPMSVVKGLILLSDHSQVIQLQSGLRASAEVQGGLAIDISGGMEVSLWYRESKTSINNRGALVVTCNVTVDADFASTGMEASFETEAALDFITTVQFSEYPFLVCMQMEKTTFPFRESLSKFERLPQGKPFISRRGRSQLVPGSEFPLHQANSDMCKRIHGEDDW